The following proteins are co-located in the Besnoitia besnoiti strain Bb-Ger1 chromosome Unknown contig00007, whole genome shotgun sequence genome:
- a CDS encoding putative pyruvate dehydrogenase E1 component, beta subunit (encoded by transcript BESB_075210), translating into MVLCASLSAATTSVAARSAASTPLRQSSRTGSSARFFSFFAPSRASLPSAISALQQLSRPAPAAALASQLQQKRSVGGSAIDFTVACRTTAETRKDFGATTPMNLFTAVNSALHTVLETDPTACVFGEDVAFGGVFRCSVDLREKFGGHRVFNTPLSEQGIAGFGIGMAAVGYTAIGEIQFGDYILPAFDQIANEAAKFRYRSGGNWNCGKLTIRSTWGAVGHGGLYHSQAPEAYFAHASGLKIVVPRGPYQTKGLLLSSIRDPNPVVFFEPKILYRAAVDEVPVGDYELPLSHAEIVTEGSHITAVSWGTQVHRLLKAAQEVEKEGISVEVIDLQTILPWDIDTIMKSVKKTSRCLITHEAPMTMGFGAEIAASIQEKCFFSLEAPIKRVTGYDTPFPLAFEPFYLPDEHKLVEALRELKKA; encoded by the exons ATGGTTCTCTGTGCATCTTTGTCGGCGGCGACCACCTCCGTGGCCGCTCGCTCAGCCGCATCCACGCCCCTGCGCCAGTCTTCGAGGACtggctcctctgcgcgcttcttttccttcttcgcgccgtcCCGCGCGTCACTCCCTTCTGCAATCtccgctctgcagcagctttcGCGGCCggctcccgcggccgccctcgcgtcgcagctccagcagaagcgcagcgtcggcggcagcgccatTGACTTCACGGTTGCGTGCCGCACCACCGCCGAGACCAGAAAGGACTTCGGTGCGACCACTCCCATGAACCTCTTCACTGCTGTCAACTCGGCTCTGCACACTGTGCTTGAAACCGACCCGAC AGCCTGCGTTTTCGGCGAGGATGTGGCCTTTGGAGGAGTCTTCCGCTGCTCTGTCGACCTCCGCGAGAAGTTCGGCGGCCACCGCGTCTTCAACACTCCTCTCTCTGAACAG GGTATCGCCGGCTTCGGCATTGGCATGGCCGCAGTCGGCTACACAGCCATCGGCGAAATCCAGTTCGGCGACTACATCCTTCCCGCTTTCGACCAG ATCGCCAACGAGGCCGCCAAGTTCCGCtaccgcagcggcggcaactGGAACTGCGGCAAGCTTACGATTCGCAGCACTTGGGGCGCTGTAGGCCACGGAGGGCTGTACCACTCGCAGGCTCCAGAGGCGTACTTCGCCCACGCCTCCGGTCTCAAG ATCGTCGTGCCTCGAGGCCCGTACCAGACTAAAGgtctgcttctctcctcgaTTCGCGACCCAAACCCCGTTGTCTTCTTCGAGCCCAAAATCCTCtaccgcgccgccgtcgacgaAGTCCCCGTCGGCGACTACGAGCTGCCGCTGAGTCACGCAGAGATCGTGACGGAAGGATCTCAC ATCACCGCCGTGTCTTGGGGGACACAGGTTCACCGCCTgttgaaggcggcgcaggaggtgGAGAAGGAGGGCATCTCCGTCGAGGTCATCGACCTGCAGACTATCCTGCCGTGGGACATCGACACCATCATGAAGTCTGTGAAGAAGACAAGCCGATGCCTCATCACCCACGAGGCTCCAATGACCATGGGCTTTGGCGCCGAAATCGCCGCGTCCATTCAGGAGAAATGCTTCTTCAGCCTCGAGGCCCCCATCAAGCGCGTCACCGGATACGACACGCCCTTCCCCCTCGCCTTCGAGCCT TTCTATTTGCCGGATGAACACAAGCTGGTCGAGGCGCTCCGCGAGTTGAAGAAGGCGTAA